In the Plasmodium chabaudi chabaudi strain AS genome assembly, chromosome: 13 genome, one interval contains:
- a CDS encoding fam-a protein — MNKGYIKIALAILSFAGYMQNVAFASEAAVPTTSSNEKNRQHLNLRSRQQGSFNPREAKQAAAVMAEALNISKKHAEHTDDYRFYCEMNGAVLHFKPFRYTTIGKLEFTIPNANNYADILKMLWGPNTENNYKNMFDTGKIFRMYNENLAIIQQYYHGPIGDSYYNVIVNKVELSDDETAILLVSSDMKDNSKPRPIPYQNPIVTSANSFKPVLNSEVEVRIGMLHKTYINLMTLFIKKEADGVKITLIGSIEHGFIPNTDRPRKTLMNITAFIMLNFINLKDVVKKK; from the exons atgaataaaggATATATTAAGATTGCTTTGGCAATTTTAAGCTTCGCAGGATATATGCAAAATGTAGCATTTGCAAGCGAAGCTGCTGTACCTACCACTTc ttcaaatgaaaaaaataggcAACATCTAAATTTAAGATCTAGACAACAAGGATCTTTCAACCCTCGAGAAGCTAAACAAGCAGCAGCTGTTATGGCCGAAgctttaaatatttcaaaaaaacatgCCGAACACACAGATGATTACAGGTTCTATTGTGAGATGAATGGAGCAGTTCTACATTTTAAGCCATTCAGATATACTACAATTGGAAAGCTTGAATTTACAATCCCCAACGCCAATAAT TATGCTGATATATTAAAGATGTTATGGGGTCCCAATACCGAAAATAActacaaaaatatgttcGATACAG gaaAAATTTTTCGAATGTACAATGAAAATCTAGCTATTATACAACAGTATTACCACGGCCCTATAGGGGATTCATACTATAATGTAATAGTCAACAAAGTTGAA cTATCAGACGACGAAACTGCAATACTCTTGGTTTCATCAGATATGAAGGATAATAGCAAACCACGTCCTATACCTTATCAAAATCCTATCGTAACAAGTGCAAACTCATTCAAGCCTGTTCTTAATTCTGAAGTCGAAGTTAGAATAGGAATGTTACACAAAACGTATATTAACTTAATGACGcttttcattaaaaaggAAGCTGATGGCGTTAAAATTACCCTTATCGGCTCT ATTGAACATGGTTTTATTCCCAATACCGATAGGCCAAGAAAAACTCTTATGAATATAACAGCCTTTATAATgttaaattttatcaatCTAAAAGATGTtgttaaaaagaaataa